The following coding sequences lie in one Mycoplasma crocodyli MP145 genomic window:
- the mnmE gene encoding tRNA uridine-5-carboxymethylaminomethyl(34) synthesis GTPase MnmE, whose product MFDTIAAISSGSKVNQPISIIRISGPDTKKIMKKIFTGKIGEDRTITFGNIINQEQQVLDEVLVMWFLGTEKNNKVEYRNYVGEELVEINCHGGLIVTNLILELILKNGARLALPGEFTRRAFLNGKLDLVKAEAIHDLIMAKSSKQATFSVKKFDGKTSKMIESFLEELALLIGLCEINIDYPEYDDIEEIDNTKMIEKLNILINEIDEILTVSQRSKKVFEGVKVALLGKPNVGKSSLLNALISENKAIVTDIAGTTRDIIEASYELDGILFTLVDTAGIRESKEKIEVIGIEKSFEQLEKADLVIHILDPSQKENEFDKKIKDKSKMLNKIYIEVINKDDLILKNKKDKNKIYISALNKEILNLEKEIIKNYSNINLEDERILANTRQLALIEDAKNKLLCAKNNLINNETFDVVIVDIHEAWEKISEIKGVVNKEDLLDSMFKNFCLGK is encoded by the coding sequence ATGTTTGATACTATAGCAGCGATTTCTAGTGGTTCTAAAGTTAACCAACCAATTTCAATTATTAGAATATCAGGACCGGATACCAAAAAAATTATGAAGAAAATTTTTACAGGGAAGATTGGTGAAGATAGAACTATTACTTTTGGAAACATAATTAATCAAGAACAACAAGTACTTGATGAAGTTTTAGTTATGTGATTTTTAGGAACTGAAAAAAACAATAAAGTTGAATATAGAAATTATGTGGGCGAAGAACTTGTTGAAATAAATTGTCATGGTGGATTAATAGTAACTAATTTAATTCTTGAGTTAATATTAAAAAATGGTGCAAGGCTTGCGTTGCCCGGAGAATTTACAAGACGAGCTTTTTTAAATGGAAAACTAGATTTGGTTAAAGCTGAAGCTATTCATGATTTGATAATGGCTAAAAGTTCAAAACAAGCAACTTTTTCAGTTAAAAAATTTGATGGTAAAACAAGCAAAATGATTGAAAGTTTTTTAGAAGAATTAGCATTATTAATTGGACTTTGCGAAATTAACATTGATTATCCTGAATATGATGATATTGAAGAAATTGATAATACAAAAATGATTGAAAAACTGAATATATTAATCAATGAAATAGATGAAATTCTAACAGTAAGTCAAAGAAGTAAAAAAGTTTTTGAAGGAGTTAAGGTTGCTTTATTGGGTAAACCAAATGTAGGTAAAAGTAGTTTGTTGAATGCATTAATTTCGGAAAATAAAGCAATTGTGACAGATATTGCCGGAACAACAAGAGATATAATTGAAGCATCGTATGAATTAGACGGAATTTTATTCACATTAGTAGATACAGCAGGAATAAGAGAAAGTAAAGAAAAAATTGAAGTTATAGGTATTGAAAAAAGTTTTGAGCAACTTGAAAAAGCAGACCTTGTTATTCATATTTTAGATCCAAGTCAAAAAGAAAACGAATTTGATAAAAAAATTAAAGATAAAAGTAAAATGCTTAACAAGATTTATATTGAAGTAATTAACAAAGATGACTTAATTCTAAAAAATAAAAAAGATAAAAACAAAATTTACATATCTGCTCTTAATAAGGAGATTTTAAATCTTGAAAAAGAAATAATAAAAAACTACTCTAACATTAATTTAGAAGATGAAAGAATTTTAGCAAACACAAGACAACTTGCATTAATAGAAGACGCAAAAAACAAATTGTTATGTGCAAAAAACAACCTCATAAATAATGAAACCTTCGATGTTGTTATTGTAGATATTCATGAAGCATGAGAAAAGATCTCGGAAATAAAAGGAGTTGTAAACAAAGAGGATTTGTTAGATTCTATGTTTAAAAACTTCTGTTTAGGTAAATAA
- a CDS encoding M13 family metallopeptidase: MNKEALKQDFYKEVNKEWLSKTEILPDRSSAGSFVDLDISLEKQLGDLIETWSKDSKKIPNNKQLKELVKFYNMVINFDKRNELGIEPAKKALREIEKLDSFDDVIKNFNELIVKFTNVPFNFSVFSDFKNPDVQTLFLESPTFLLPEKSYYEDKKKKEEIYNKYKVVVSYLLKLYGKNDTEIKHILESFIRFDESLVSWSKSAEEEADISKVYNPYTNKELKEQVKSFDLVSIAEKLLGQKINGLCAVNERFIKNIDIVFAKNKFEDFKWFFFVKNLMKLTPYLSEEIRLKADEFKKFLSGAKESMSKERAAYTLTLSHFNMPFGKFYGEEFFGLQAKRNVENMVMKMIKIYKDRLKNNTWLSKTTIQKAILKLDTLEVMVGYPERIEPFYDDFIVDEYSIGGNLVSNAMKFEKLITLYNLKQYLKPVDKKLWSMSPAVVNAYFNPFKNHIVFPAGILKPPFYDYNAISSLNYGGIGAVIAHEISHGFDNNGSLFDEKGRLENWWTEDDYKNFTIKTKGMIDLFEGKETEFGKCNGTLTLSENIADAGGFSCALAAAKLEKDFNIEAFFTSWATIWRSKYTEKRAKMLLVSDVHAPTKLRANVQLMNSRDFQKHYQINKEDKMFLDDKKILEIW; encoded by the coding sequence ATGAATAAAGAAGCATTAAAACAAGACTTCTATAAAGAAGTGAATAAAGAGTGATTATCTAAAACTGAAATTTTACCAGACAGATCAAGTGCTGGATCATTTGTTGATTTAGATATATCTCTTGAAAAACAATTAGGTGATTTGATTGAAACATGATCAAAAGATTCTAAAAAAATCCCAAATAACAAACAATTAAAAGAATTAGTTAAATTTTATAACATGGTAATAAATTTTGACAAACGTAATGAGTTAGGAATTGAGCCAGCAAAAAAAGCATTAAGAGAAATAGAGAAATTAGATTCATTTGATGATGTAATAAAAAATTTTAATGAATTAATTGTAAAATTCACAAACGTTCCATTTAACTTTAGTGTTTTTTCTGATTTTAAAAACCCAGATGTTCAAACCCTTTTTCTAGAATCTCCAACCTTTCTCCTTCCTGAAAAAAGTTATTATGAAGACAAAAAAAAGAAGGAAGAAATTTACAATAAATATAAAGTAGTGGTATCTTATTTACTTAAATTATATGGTAAAAATGACACTGAAATAAAGCATATTTTAGAGTCTTTTATTAGATTCGATGAAAGCCTTGTTTCTTGGTCAAAAAGTGCAGAAGAAGAAGCCGATATTTCCAAAGTATATAATCCATACACAAATAAGGAACTTAAAGAACAAGTTAAATCATTTGATCTTGTTTCAATTGCTGAGAAATTACTTGGTCAAAAAATTAACGGACTTTGTGCAGTTAATGAAAGATTTATTAAAAATATCGATATTGTTTTTGCAAAAAATAAATTCGAAGATTTTAAATGGTTTTTCTTTGTAAAAAACTTGATGAAATTAACACCTTATTTAAGTGAAGAGATAAGATTAAAAGCTGATGAATTTAAAAAGTTCTTATCAGGCGCTAAGGAATCAATGTCAAAAGAAAGAGCTGCTTATACATTAACATTAAGCCATTTTAATATGCCTTTTGGCAAATTTTATGGTGAAGAATTTTTTGGACTGCAAGCCAAGAGAAATGTTGAAAATATGGTTATGAAAATGATTAAAATCTACAAAGATAGACTCAAAAATAACACATGATTATCAAAAACAACAATTCAAAAGGCTATTTTAAAATTGGACACACTTGAAGTAATGGTTGGGTATCCCGAAAGAATTGAACCATTCTATGATGATTTTATTGTTGATGAATACTCTATTGGGGGGAATTTAGTTTCGAATGCTATGAAATTCGAAAAGTTAATTACTTTATATAATTTAAAACAATATTTAAAGCCTGTTGATAAAAAATTATGATCAATGTCTCCTGCTGTAGTTAATGCATATTTCAATCCCTTTAAAAATCACATTGTTTTCCCAGCTGGAATTCTTAAACCTCCTTTTTATGATTACAATGCAATTTCATCATTAAATTATGGTGGAATTGGAGCTGTGATAGCCCATGAAATTTCACATGGTTTTGATAATAACGGTTCTCTTTTTGATGAAAAAGGAAGACTTGAAAATTGATGAACAGAAGATGATTATAAAAATTTCACTATTAAAACAAAGGGTATGATAGATCTTTTTGAAGGAAAAGAAACTGAATTCGGAAAGTGCAACGGAACACTAACTTTATCAGAAAATATTGCAGATGCAGGGGGATTTAGTTGTGCTCTGGCTGCTGCAAAATTAGAAAAAGATTTCAATATAGAAGCCTTCTTTACTTCGTGAGCAACAATTTGAAGAAGTAAATACACTGAAAAAAGAGCAAAAATGCTTCTTGTTTCAGATGTTCACGCACCTACTAAATTAAGAGCAAATGTACAATTGATGAATTCTAGAGATTTCCAAAAACATTATCAAATAAATAAAGAAGATAAAATGTTTTTGGATGATAAAAAGATTTTAGAAATTTGATAG
- a CDS encoding TatD family hydrolase, whose protein sequence is MSKKRTSFVDAHCHLFDKNYINDFSVDKMIERAIKNNIEFLIVNGGHEKENKKIIDLSKKYPIVKALIGIHPEDGKDKDDYKKIENLIDENVCGIGELGLDYYYEDAPSREKQIESLEGQIKLAHSKKLPVVLHVRDKEGSDLAFEDTYKIVSKFNGLKFMLHTYAGNIEWAKKFMKFNCYFSFSGVVTFGSNDQAREVVKFLPVERILVETDSPYLRSHPYVNLVNEPSTVLFVAYYVAGLKGIGMDKFNTIINRNLRELFNLK, encoded by the coding sequence ATGAGCAAAAAAAGAACAAGTTTTGTTGATGCACACTGTCATCTTTTTGACAAAAATTATATTAATGATTTTTCTGTTGATAAAATGATAGAAAGAGCTATAAAAAACAATATAGAGTTTTTAATAGTTAATGGTGGACATGAAAAAGAAAATAAAAAAATAATTGATTTATCTAAAAAATATCCTATTGTTAAAGCACTTATCGGGATTCATCCAGAAGATGGTAAAGATAAAGACGATTATAAAAAAATAGAGAATTTAATTGATGAAAATGTGTGTGGTATAGGTGAATTAGGATTAGATTACTATTATGAAGATGCTCCTTCAAGAGAAAAGCAAATCGAAAGTCTAGAAGGACAAATTAAATTAGCACACTCCAAAAAATTACCAGTAGTATTACATGTAAGAGATAAAGAAGGAAGTGATTTAGCTTTTGAAGATACTTATAAAATTGTTTCTAAATTTAATGGATTAAAATTTATGCTTCATACATATGCAGGCAATATTGAATGAGCTAAAAAATTTATGAAGTTCAACTGTTATTTCAGCTTTTCAGGAGTAGTAACCTTTGGTAGCAACGACCAGGCTAGAGAGGTTGTAAAATTCTTACCTGTTGAAAGAATTTTGGTTGAAACAGATTCTCCTTATTTAAGAAGTCACCCATATGTTAATTTAGTTAACGAGCCAAGCACGGTTTTATTTGTAGCATACTATGTAGCAGGCTTAAAAGGAATTGGAATGGATAAATTTAACACAATTATCAATAGAAATTTAAGAGAGTTATTTAATCTAAAATAA
- the rsmA gene encoding 16S rRNA (adenine(1518)-N(6)/adenine(1519)-N(6))-dimethyltransferase RsmA — MKKEIFAKKKFGQNFLNDDNILNKIVSIVDLKNENVLEIGPGRGALTRKILQDAKSLTSYEIDRDLVDILKKEFNQKNFKLVEGDFLNEDISNYKDTWIIANIPYYITTDILFKILENISSFKGAILMVQKEVAERIVAQKNSQDYSKLSITLQYYATVKKEFIVPSKCFNPAPNVDSAIISLKFDKNKKWDITLNEFFKLCFLQRRKKLSYSLKTKFKIEKIKSVFETLGFDESIRIQQLSLEDILKLFNKLYI; from the coding sequence ATGAAAAAAGAAATTTTTGCAAAGAAAAAGTTTGGGCAAAACTTTTTGAATGATGATAACATACTAAATAAAATCGTTTCTATTGTGGACTTAAAAAACGAAAATGTTTTAGAAATAGGTCCAGGTCGTGGCGCTCTTACAAGAAAGATTTTACAAGATGCCAAAAGTTTAACTTCTTATGAAATTGATAGAGACTTAGTTGATATTCTCAAAAAAGAATTTAATCAAAAAAACTTTAAATTAGTAGAAGGGGATTTTTTAAACGAGGATATATCAAACTATAAAGACACATGAATAATTGCCAATATTCCTTACTATATTACAACAGATATACTATTTAAAATATTAGAAAACATTTCATCATTTAAAGGTGCAATTTTAATGGTTCAAAAGGAAGTTGCAGAAAGAATTGTTGCTCAAAAAAATAGTCAAGATTATTCAAAATTATCTATCACTCTTCAATATTATGCAACAGTTAAAAAAGAATTTATAGTGCCTTCAAAGTGTTTTAATCCTGCTCCTAATGTAGATTCGGCCATAATTTCTTTAAAGTTTGACAAAAATAAAAAATGAGACATAACCTTAAATGAATTCTTTAAACTGTGCTTTTTACAACGGAGAAAAAAGTTAAGTTACTCACTTAAAACAAAGTTCAAAATAGAAAAAATTAAATCGGTTTTTGAAACACTTGGTTTTGATGAATCGATTCGTATTCAACAACTTTCTTTGGAAGATATATTAAAACTTTTTAATAAACTTTACATTTAA
- a CDS encoding MATE family efflux transporter: MFKFRKKNNSADKQARAKELFEDTPVRKAAWIVAVPGLLTSLMIGLYAFLNQVFILNFVPKTVSLLYGDLATDPNSGQLYDYLSSWNGVKLSRDEFNLISNVYSSYLTTGENISKITGDSIATISVNATIPFTIFSSSIIFLIPVGASVYYTKCISKNLERTGKDLWSTSFYTTIFVSIITALLMYVGIWSGLLNLLISNSNLNVDALEKLNNNQDVKMLLAKHGYINEASEVLKDYFKAGENMSLYWAKLYIYIYGAGTLIQGVYVLISYLIRSEGKNSYVMFWAIIANLVGIGFNALFIMVFKMGVLGGVLATIIGWSVNLLSYIAYIVYNNKRQSTWISVHHLVSFKFRLKFLSPISLLGFSAFLRSFGVSIASFLITYLLGHMPFSEGAISIYNWSKAAPVVTLFFIALFGIADGIRSLLSYNYSKRNFKKCNEIFKWAMIITFTYAFVVVLLGVALAPQFLWMLNTRTATGGVLAQNSGPVIYLRINIWRMLFYSFAIGGILLFQGTNNIKMSIIVTAMEGFITFWFVMGSCVGLGFILHNAGASLFVSSLMISIGYVLNALIAGIIIFILSLWYLKKTLPNIDNIKQSWSRKIEHEFFEKAEIEEKIYFDNFKTSKI, from the coding sequence ATGTTTAAATTTAGAAAGAAAAATAATTCAGCAGACAAACAAGCGAGAGCTAAAGAACTTTTTGAAGATACACCAGTCAGAAAAGCAGCCTGAATTGTTGCTGTGCCAGGACTTTTAACCTCATTAATGATTGGTTTATATGCATTTTTAAACCAAGTTTTTATTTTAAACTTTGTTCCAAAAACGGTTTCATTGCTTTATGGTGACTTAGCGACAGACCCAAACTCAGGACAATTATATGACTATCTAAGTTCGTGAAATGGAGTTAAATTAAGTAGAGATGAATTCAATCTAATATCTAATGTTTATTCTAGTTATTTAACAACCGGAGAGAATATTTCAAAAATTACCGGAGATTCAATTGCTACCATTTCAGTCAATGCAACAATTCCATTCACTATATTTAGTAGTTCTATAATATTCTTAATTCCAGTTGGTGCTAGCGTATATTATACAAAGTGTATCTCAAAGAACCTGGAGAGAACAGGCAAAGACCTGTGATCAACATCATTTTATACTACGATTTTTGTTTCGATAATTACTGCGCTCTTGATGTATGTAGGTATTTGATCAGGACTTTTGAATTTACTAATTTCCAATTCTAACCTTAATGTTGATGCGCTTGAAAAACTTAATAACAACCAAGATGTTAAAATGCTTTTAGCAAAACATGGATATATAAATGAAGCTTCAGAAGTGCTAAAAGATTATTTTAAAGCAGGCGAAAACATGTCTCTTTATTGAGCGAAATTATATATTTACATTTATGGTGCAGGAACATTAATTCAAGGTGTTTATGTTTTAATTAGTTATTTAATTAGATCTGAAGGTAAAAATTCATACGTTATGTTTTGAGCGATAATTGCAAATTTAGTTGGAATTGGATTCAATGCATTATTTATTATGGTTTTCAAAATGGGAGTTTTAGGTGGTGTTTTAGCAACAATTATTGGTTGATCAGTCAACTTATTATCTTATATTGCTTATATAGTTTATAATAACAAACGACAAAGCACATGAATTAGTGTACATCACCTTGTATCATTCAAGTTTAGATTAAAATTTTTATCACCAATTTCACTTCTTGGATTTAGTGCTTTTTTAAGATCGTTTGGAGTATCGATCGCATCATTTTTAATAACTTATTTACTTGGACACATGCCTTTTAGTGAAGGCGCAATTTCTATATATAACTGATCAAAAGCGGCACCTGTCGTAACTTTATTTTTTATTGCTTTATTTGGTATAGCAGATGGAATAAGAAGTTTGTTGAGTTATAATTACTCAAAAAGAAACTTCAAAAAATGTAATGAAATTTTTAAATGAGCTATGATTATAACTTTCACATATGCCTTTGTCGTAGTTCTTTTGGGAGTAGCTCTTGCCCCGCAATTTTTGTGAATGTTAAACACAAGAACGGCAACAGGCGGAGTTTTAGCTCAAAATAGTGGGCCAGTAATTTATTTAAGAATTAATATATGAAGAATGCTATTTTACTCTTTTGCAATTGGTGGAATTCTACTTTTCCAAGGAACAAACAATATTAAAATGTCAATAATAGTTACTGCAATGGAAGGATTTATTACGTTTTGATTTGTTATGGGTTCTTGTGTGGGATTAGGATTTATTTTACACAACGCAGGAGCTAGTTTATTTGTCTCATCTCTTATGATTTCAATTGGTTATGTCTTAAATGCTTTAATTGCCGGAATAATAATATTTATTTTAAGTTTATGATATTTAAAAAAGACACTTCCTAATATTGATAATATAAAACAAAGTTGATCAAGAAAAATCGAACACGAATTTTTCGAGAAGGCAGAAATTGAAGAAAAAATTTACTTCGATAACTTTAAAACTTCTAAAATTTAA
- a CDS encoding ribose-phosphate pyrophosphokinase: MENKNIMLFGMKNSEKLATRIAKILNFKLTPVERTVYADGEVMLVSTEPVRGKDIFVIASTSRPVNENIIELLLFIDSLKRASAKSITICLSYYGYARQDRKASGRQSIGAKLMADLIQTAGATKVICVDLHNPSIQGFFDIPVDDLRAQYIFAKWLKKTKDKWTVVSPDHGGTVRARVLAELIADTVKISIIDKRRIGTNQTEVMGLIGEINDENAIIIDDIIDTGGTILKAVDTLKENGAKRIIVAATHGIFTKGFEVFENNPNVEKVLVTDSIDNSHLVEKFKKLEVVSLDEFLASVIDSSIKCTSISKYYDSTKSFIKKNDI, translated from the coding sequence ATGGAAAACAAAAACATTATGTTATTTGGGATGAAAAATTCCGAAAAACTAGCTACAAGAATAGCAAAAATATTAAATTTCAAACTAACTCCAGTTGAAAGAACAGTATATGCAGATGGAGAAGTAATGTTAGTTTCAACTGAACCAGTTAGAGGAAAAGATATCTTTGTAATAGCAAGTACATCAAGACCTGTGAATGAAAACATTATCGAACTTTTATTGTTCATTGACTCACTAAAAAGAGCGAGTGCAAAATCGATTACAATTTGTTTAAGTTACTATGGATATGCAAGACAAGATAGAAAAGCAAGCGGAAGACAGTCAATTGGTGCTAAACTTATGGCTGATTTAATTCAAACAGCAGGTGCTACAAAAGTAATTTGTGTTGACTTACATAACCCATCAATTCAAGGTTTTTTCGATATTCCTGTTGACGACTTGAGAGCACAATATATATTTGCTAAATGACTTAAGAAAACTAAGGATAAATGAACTGTTGTTTCACCTGATCATGGTGGAACTGTTAGAGCAAGAGTGCTTGCTGAATTGATTGCTGATACAGTTAAAATTTCTATAATTGACAAAAGAAGAATCGGGACTAACCAAACTGAAGTTATGGGACTTATTGGTGAAATCAATGATGAAAATGCAATTATAATTGATGATATTATCGATACAGGTGGAACAATTCTTAAGGCAGTTGATACACTAAAAGAAAACGGTGCAAAAAGAATTATTGTTGCTGCAACACATGGTATTTTTACAAAAGGTTTTGAGGTTTTTGAAAACAACCCAAATGTTGAAAAGGTTCTTGTTACAGACAGTATCGATAATTCGCATTTAGTAGAAAAATTTAAAAAACTAGAAGTTGTTAGTCTTGACGAATTTTTAGCAAGTGTTATAGATTCATCAATTAAATGTACAAGTATTTCAAAATATTATGATTCAACAAAAAGTTTTATAAAGAAAAATGACATTTAA
- the rsmG gene encoding 16S rRNA (guanine(527)-N(7))-methyltransferase RsmG encodes MTFKDKVKNLCIENGWNFQNFDTYFQMIEETNKVLNLTGFEGDKLWQEGIYESLVFMLEVTETIKPNNILDIGAGAGFPSIPYALTNPKQKITIYEPLKKRVDFLNQVITKLNLNNSVEVFPFRSEDIKKKNIFDLVTARAVGDVATMLMSSFHLVSLKGSMVLIKGKNYKEEIKKAEEIFSLISCELKTSKLETGSDKDNNIIWIKKTRSTNSQFPFKWKEIILYKNKKVL; translated from the coding sequence ATGACATTTAAAGATAAAGTTAAAAATCTTTGCATTGAAAACGGTTGGAATTTTCAAAACTTTGATACATATTTTCAAATGATCGAAGAAACAAATAAAGTACTAAATCTTACTGGTTTTGAAGGTGATAAACTTTGACAAGAAGGTATTTATGAATCGCTTGTTTTTATGCTGGAAGTTACTGAAACTATAAAACCGAACAACATTTTAGACATTGGCGCAGGTGCTGGTTTTCCAAGCATTCCATATGCACTTACCAACCCAAAACAAAAAATAACTATTTACGAGCCTCTTAAAAAAAGAGTTGATTTTTTGAACCAAGTAATTACAAAATTAAACTTAAATAATAGCGTCGAGGTGTTCCCTTTTAGAAGTGAAGACATTAAAAAGAAAAATATTTTTGACTTAGTTACTGCCAGAGCTGTTGGTGATGTTGCAACCATGTTAATGTCATCGTTTCATTTGGTTTCTTTAAAAGGTAGTATGGTTCTTATAAAAGGTAAAAACTATAAAGAAGAAATTAAAAAAGCAGAAGAAATTTTTTCTCTTATTTCCTGTGAATTAAAAACTTCTAAATTAGAAACAGGTTCAGATAAAGATAATAATATTATATGAATCAAAAAAACACGCAGCACAAATTCACAATTCCCATTTAAATGAAAAGAAATTATTTTGTATAAAAATAAAAAGGTGTTATAA
- a CDS encoding ribosome assembly cofactor RimP codes for MDRIEKIKNKFNDAILEIKELKNDQDFTLEIVLDTRDLKTVEKYTREIYDFLENESLLGEDTSLDILSKGSDIIVSIDEIEKFIGKKLVFSLKKEVMNTLEIPGKLLSVDGNNITIQFNQKGLLRKVELNKENIKEVKIYF; via the coding sequence ATGGATAGAATTGAAAAAATAAAAAATAAATTTAATGATGCTATTTTAGAAATAAAAGAGCTTAAAAATGATCAAGATTTTACATTAGAAATAGTTTTAGATACAAGAGATTTAAAAACGGTAGAAAAATATACACGAGAAATTTATGACTTTTTAGAAAACGAATCACTTCTTGGAGAAGATACAAGTTTGGACATTTTATCAAAAGGTAGTGACATAATCGTTTCTATTGATGAGATAGAAAAATTTATAGGTAAAAAACTTGTTTTTTCTTTAAAAAAAGAAGTAATGAATACTTTGGAAATACCTGGTAAATTATTATCAGTAGATGGCAATAACATAACTATTCAATTTAATCAAAAAGGACTTTTACGAAAAGTTGAACTTAATAAGGAAAATATAAAAGAAGTAAAAATTTACTTTTAG